GCCGAACGGCGCGTGGACGAGGCCGTCCAGTAGGACCGCCCGCTCACGGCGCCGGCTCGGCGGGCGCGGGCACCGCCCCCGCGCGCCAGCGCATCGTACACTCCGCGACGTAGCGCCCGTGGGCGCGCGCCATCCGCAGGTGCGCCTCGCTCGGGCCCGCGACCCCCTGGCGCAGGTTCGTCCACGCGATCGGCCCCCAGTGGCAGCCCGCGGCCCCGAAGCCCTCGAGGCGGTTGTGGACGGTCACCAGCAGCATCCCGTTCTCGGCGAGGAAGGCGAGCAGCGAGAGCAGCGCCAGCTCGCCGCCGCCGCGCGCGCCGAGGCCGGCCGTGGCGAACGCGGCCCCGATCCGGCCGGTCAGCGCCCCCTGCATCCACAGCGGCGCCGAGCGCTCGAAGAAGGCCCGCATCGACGACTCGACCCCGCCCATGTGCACGCCGCTGCCGAGGATCAGCGCGTCGGCGGCCAGCAGGTCGGCGTCGCCGGCCTCGTCGGCGCGACGCACGACCACGTCGGCACCCGCCTCCTTGGCGCCCGCCGCCACGGCCTCCGCCATGCGCGCTGTGCGCCCGGTCTGCGAGGCGACGACGATCAGGACCCGCATCGCCGGCGACGCTACCACGGCGGGGCGGCGCGCGGACGGCCCCGGGGATTCAGGCAGCCGGCGGGTCGTCGAGACCGGCGGCGGCGAGGGCGCCCGCGAGGTCGGCCGGGTCCGGGCTCTCGGCGCGCACCTCCTCGAAGCGCAGCCCCGCCGCGTGCAGGAGCTGGCGCGCCGCGGCGCTCGGGTCGTCGGGCGACCCGTAGCTGCGGTCGCCGCACACGGGATGGCCGAGCCAGGCGAGGGTGGCCCGGATCTGGTGCAGGAAGCCGGTGCGCGGCCACACCTCGAGGAGCGTGACCCCCGCGCCGCTCGCGAGCGCGCGCCAGCGCAGCCCGGCGCGCCGCGCGCCCGGGGGCACGGGGCCCTCGCCCTCGCCCACCACCGCGACCCGCGCCGGGCGATGGCGCGTCACCGCAAGATCCACCTCGACCGCGCCTTCACCCGCGAGCCGGCCCACCACGAGCGCGCGGTAGCGCTTCTCGACGCGGTGCT
The nucleotide sequence above comes from Deltaproteobacteria bacterium. Encoded proteins:
- a CDS encoding flavodoxin family protein, which gives rise to MRVLIVVASQTGRTARMAEAVAAGAKEAGADVVVRRADEAGDADLLAADALILGSGVHMGGVESSMRAFFERSAPLWMQGALTGRIGAAFATAGLGARGGGELALLSLLAFLAENGMLLVTVHNRLEGFGAAGCHWGPIAWTNLRQGVAGPSEAHLRMARAHGRYVAECTMRWRAGAVPAPAEPAP